In one window of Trachemys scripta elegans isolate TJP31775 chromosome 5, CAS_Tse_1.0, whole genome shotgun sequence DNA:
- the SMIM19 gene encoding small integral membrane protein 19, protein MAAAGPGVMSDSDALDYSVHEAWNEATNVYLLVVLASLALLVYARRNKRKIMRIFTVPPTAEAPSEPNFYDSMKKIRLRQQLEMYSLARKYDQQPPPKQTDSVQLSME, encoded by the exons ATGGCCGCGGCGGGGCCCGGCGTCATGAGCGACAGCGACGCCCTCGACTACTCGGTGCACGAGGCCTGGAACGAGGCCACCAACGTCTACCTGCTGGTGGTGCTGGCCAGCCTGGCGCTGCTGGTCTACGCCCGCCG GAATAAAAGGAAGATCATGCGAATATTCACAGTGCCTCCTACAGCAGAGGCACCGTCAGAGCCAAACTTTTACGACAGTATGAAAAAAATCCGCTTACGACAACAATTAGAGATGTATTCTCTCG CAAGGAAGTATGACCAGCAGCCGCCACCGAAACAGACTGACAGCGTACAGCTCTCAATGGAATGA